One window of the bacterium genome contains the following:
- a CDS encoding phenylacetate--CoA ligase family protein, whose amino-acid sequence MKDKIKRKALLWLLKIKALKPLEMAKYAYFNTNFYKNLYGKEPFDFKSLPLAKKEAIKEASPYDLLSKRLKNKVIWYGETTGSSGSPTPSFYTEKEFMGAYLLSLISPYNKALKEIIRENRTSVNGLTLEFTIAGASFADLLVKNGALVCNVGSRSTIGPPERIARAITRLKPSIICGTPIDFLSWMWIIKEDYPKEYDSVLKNLKLLLSTAELCSDSRVLRIKEHFGITHINTYATVEGFFTLTCPCGNKHILPAYYCELFDENLEYIGETGKGRLVITNLVKRSTPFVRYLLDDLVTIEETKPCPYGFSKNIIPHGRYELSIKIKESLYNVGDIEEILFEYGLFGDYSISLFNDYVNVEIEEYGSYKIDGLEEELFNLFGIPCKIKIVEWGSLTPYREIRKTKPILKFIDQRREKTQKIPEVL is encoded by the coding sequence ATGAAGGATAAAATAAAGAGAAAAGCCTTGTTATGGCTTCTTAAGATAAAGGCACTTAAGCCATTAGAAATGGCAAAATATGCCTATTTTAATACAAATTTTTATAAAAATCTCTATGGAAAAGAGCCTTTTGATTTTAAAAGCCTTCCATTGGCAAAGAAGGAGGCAATAAAAGAGGCATCTCCCTATGACCTGTTGAGCAAAAGGCTTAAAAACAAGGTAATCTGGTATGGAGAGACAACAGGTTCTTCTGGCTCTCCCACACCATCCTTCTATACAGAAAAGGAATTTATGGGAGCATACCTTCTTTCCCTGATTTCACCTTACAACAAGGCCCTTAAGGAAATCATAAGGGAAAATAGAACCTCTGTCAATGGCTTAACCCTTGAATTTACCATTGCCGGTGCATCTTTTGCTGACCTTCTGGTAAAAAATGGTGCATTGGTTTGTAATGTTGGCTCACGCTCAACCATTGGCCCACCCGAGCGTATTGCCAGGGCAATTACAAGGCTTAAGCCATCTATTATTTGTGGAACGCCGATAGATTTTCTCTCCTGGATGTGGATTATAAAGGAGGATTATCCAAAGGAATATGATAGTGTCTTAAAAAACCTAAAGCTTCTTCTCTCAACCGCAGAGCTTTGCTCAGATTCCCGTGTTTTAAGGATCAAGGAGCATTTTGGAATTACCCATATCAATACCTATGCTACGGTTGAGGGATTCTTTACCCTAACCTGCCCCTGTGGAAATAAGCACATCCTTCCTGCATACTACTGTGAGCTATTTGATGAAAATTTAGAATACATTGGAGAAACAGGAAAGGGAAGGCTTGTGATCACAAACCTTGTAAAGAGATCAACCCCATTTGTCAGGTATTTATTGGATGACCTTGTAACCATAGAAGAAACAAAACCCTGCCCTTATGGATTTTCCAAGAATATTATTCCACACGGAAGGTATGAGCTTTCTATAAAAATTAAGGAGAGCCTTTACAATGTAGGTGATATTGAGGAAATCCTCTTTGAATATGGGCTTTTTGGCGATTATTCTATCTCTCTATTCAATGATTATGTCAATGTTGAGATAGAGGAATATGGTAGCTATAAAATAGATGGATTAGAGGAAGAGCTTTTTAATCTCTTTGGAATTCCTTGTAAAATAAAGATTGTTGAATGGGGAAGCCTTACACCATACAGAGAGATAAGAAAAACAAAGCCAATCCTTAAGTTTATAGACCAAAGAAGGGAAAAAACCCAAAAGATTCCAGAGGTTTTGTAG
- the moaA gene encoding GTP 3',8-cyclase MoaA, translated as MLRDSLGRIIDYLRVSITDHCNLSCIYCRPFLKKDHLEILSYEEILKVIKIAASLGIKNIRITGGEPLIRKGISDFILELGKIAGINLSLTTNGTFLSNYLSLLKNAGFYKINISLDSLREERYKKITGKDGLERLIGTIRSAKEEGFFVKINSVIMKQINDDEIMSFIRFSEDSGIIVRFIELIPVLGVDWERFFVSLDNCFNGIKKEPIDEGYGKGPARYYLINGAKIGIIQAMSRPFCSSCNRIRLTPDGKIKPCLLDNNEVDIKTPIREEGGVDKIKKIIELAVKMKPLSYRFKEGNRLMHTIGG; from the coding sequence ATGCTTCGTGATTCCCTGGGAAGAATAATTGATTACTTAAGGGTTTCTATTACAGACCATTGTAATCTTTCTTGTATATACTGTCGTCCATTCTTAAAAAAGGACCATCTTGAGATTTTAAGCTATGAGGAGATACTAAAGGTAATAAAGATAGCTGCCTCCCTTGGGATTAAAAATATTAGGATAACAGGGGGGGAACCCCTAATAAGAAAAGGAATAAGCGATTTTATCCTTGAGCTTGGGAAAATTGCTGGGATAAATCTTTCTCTAACCACAAATGGCACTTTTCTTTCTAATTATCTTTCTTTGCTTAAAAATGCAGGGTTTTATAAGATAAATATAAGCCTTGATTCACTTAGAGAAGAAAGATACAAAAAAATTACCGGAAAAGATGGATTAGAAAGGCTTATTGGGACAATAAGGTCTGCAAAAGAGGAAGGGTTTTTTGTAAAGATAAATAGCGTGATTATGAAGCAAATAAACGATGATGAGATTATGTCCTTTATAAGGTTTTCAGAAGATAGTGGGATTATTGTTCGGTTTATAGAACTCATCCCAGTTTTAGGGGTTGATTGGGAAAGGTTTTTTGTTTCTTTAGATAATTGCTTTAATGGGATAAAAAAAGAGCCTATTGATGAGGGCTATGGAAAGGGTCCGGCAAGATACTATTTAATAAATGGGGCAAAGATTGGGATAATCCAGGCAATGAGTAGACCATTTTGTTCATCTTGCAATAGAATAAGGCTGACTCCTGATGGTAAAATAAAACCCTGCCTTCTTGATAATAATGAGGTTGATATAAAGACCCCAATTAGGGAAGAAGGAGGGGTTGATAAGATTAAAAAGATTATAGAACTTGCTGTAAAAATGAAGCCCTTGTCATATAGGTTTAAAGAGGGTAATCGGCTGATGCATACTATTGGTGGATGA